The window GCGCGCTCCTCTCAGGATGAGGTTTGATTGAGGTATTGCGCATTGAGATCTGCGTCGAGCAGCAAAACGCCGTCGGAAATATTATCCAGCGCGCAGCGCAGGATTTCGAGCTCGTCGGCGGGGCGGACTTTCCACCTCGATGCTCGCGCCGCGATCGGTGATCCGGCGCACGACGCAGTCGATGCTCGATTGGCCGAAATTGGAGATGACTTTGCCGGCCAGCAATGTGCGGCCGTGCGGCGTGGGCTTTTGCTCGGACGTCGATACCACCTTCTCAAAGCGGCATTTTGCCTGGCGGACGGCTGCTCCGTTATCGACGACCCTTTAGAAAGCCGCGCGCGCGGTGCCTGCCATATGCTACTCGGCGGTGTCCGGGAACACCGCTTCCATCTTGGTCTTCAGGGTCGCGGCGTTGAACGGCTTGACGATGTAGTTGCTGACGCCGGCCTTCTTCGCGGCGATGACGTTTTCCGTCTTCGATTCCGCGGTGATCATGATGAAGGGCGTCTGCGAAAGTTCCGGGCTGGCGCGGACTTCCCTGAGCAGGTCGTAGCCGGTCATCGGCTCCATGTTCCAGTCGGAGATCACGAGGCCGTACTTCTTGCCCTGCATCTTGGCGAGCGCTGCCGATCCGTCGCTGGCATCGTCGACGTTTTCGAAGCCGATCTGCTTCAGAAGATTGCGGATGATCCGGATCATGGTGTTGTAGTCATCGACCACCAGGATCGGCATCGATAAATCAAAAGCCATGTCCTTTTAACTCCGCACGGTGCAAGTTGCCGAAAACCGGCGAGACATTCTTGGCGTGCGAAAATCCTTCGACGCTCTTCGAATCCGGCGCTCGTCAGCACCCCTGACATTTATCAGCGTTCATTGAACAGCCAGTTAATTCCCGCTGAATAAATTGCCGGCGGCCGGCGGCAGGCCCTACTAATACGGGAAAAGCCCGGGGGGAGCCGGGTCCATCACATGCCTGGATAGCGATGGACCTGGCAATACAACCGGCGAGGCCGCTCGCCCGCGGCGAAGGCTCACGACAGGCAACGAGGCCGAAGCAATCTGTTGTACTGGGCCTTGACCGTTGCGTAGCACTCGCACGAGGTCTTGAGCAGGCCATCCAGATCGGTGATCTCGATATGCCCGCGGCTGTAGTGGATGTATTTGGCCTGCTGCAGGGTGCTCGCCACCAGCGATACAGAGTTGCGGCGCGCGCCGATCATCTGCGCCATCGATTCCTGCGTCAGGCGAAGCTCGTCG is drawn from Bradyrhizobium lablabi and contains these coding sequences:
- a CDS encoding response regulator is translated as MAFDLSMPILVVDDYNTMIRIIRNLLKQIGFENVDDASDGSAALAKMQGKKYGLVISDWNMEPMTGYDLLREVRASPELSQTPFIMITAESKTENVIAAKKAGVSNYIVKPFNAATLKTKMEAVFPDTAE